A window of the Vibrio ostreae genome harbors these coding sequences:
- the pulA gene encoding pullulanase-type alpha-1,6-glucosidase has protein sequence MNKPTLPHSVIWQAMLPVIAAGVLAGCNSSSDPQAKSRTQTVTVYYKASDTVTTFSTDSNAYQNASLYVWNDDNCNAFAGDTGMASDWAQGLAPDGIDSQFGAYWQLPINQDATQCVNFIPRVDGNKVLGEYDAKIDLTQLGTDNQVYTQQNVAAVYPELIPLNDLPADTTRIYLHSEDGDSDSFTLHVWNEGECTSYADSSTTWPGLAPTGFSPTYGAYWDLPTNSNNNCINIIPNSHSNGDYQTANLSFDFAQQGAIGPIGFVFKGTDKVYYQPLARLPQTQVELSGASAIFADANTLLVASAEATSVALYYSADASMSFDGNSKTVRDFDAVVSSAQTASDGWQSSKPHLAGEFHAFHFDFADASLDLKTLLKGQLWLVASDSSGVIAATEVQPASALDALYADAASQLEYGAVVNGNSTSFRLWAPTAQSVELMAYNADKQLQATLAMNWDGASGSWFINDTSLGHGDFYRYRVKVYHPVTDQVEEYEVTDPYSHSLALNSQYSQVVNLDSADVTPSGWTTLMAPHSQSNPAQFVLYEAHVRDFSSSDTSMPAQYRGKFSAFTQSDSVSVSHLKALADAGITHLHLLPVFDIATINEDPDQVADIDQPFSKLCQLQSSVSADSELGAYCSSNDTLAEVFSALQSDDKQTQAVQRLNALVRDVDSFNWGYDPYHYTVPEGSYSSAPDGLARIREFRAMIMAIKQDIGLNVVMDVVYNHTNEAGVSSKSVLDRIVPWYYQRLNEFSGQVENSTCCSNTAPENRMFAKLIDDSITTWVRDYKIDAFRWDLMGHHPLTQIQHTLQAAQTINPDVYFYGEGWNFGEVADDRMFVQASQAHLGGTGIGSFSDRLRDAVRGGGPFDSQQALRANQGFGNGIYVQPNELAASDNLATALHLADLVRLGMAGNLKAFTFTDSQDHPITGAELDYNGQAAGYAEDAWEIQNYVSKHDNQTLWDNNQYKIDYAASADTRVRMQAVSLSSAMLGQGVPFIHMGSELLRSKSMQRDSYDSGDWFNRVDFSMQGNNWDVGLPRADKDGDNWTVIQQVINGAGAAAKPGSAQISAMKQYFTELTQLRASSGLLTLGKGSEILRRVTFHNTGSAQIPGLIVMKLDNSGALYDANIDAGRQGLIVVLNASPDAVTDFAGVDASGYQLHSIQQQAGSASLGFGASISAGKLSVPAWSVAVFEAPLTN, from the coding sequence GTGAACAAACCTACTCTGCCTCATTCGGTAATCTGGCAGGCGATGCTGCCGGTTATCGCCGCCGGAGTTCTGGCCGGCTGTAATTCTTCGTCTGACCCACAAGCAAAGAGCCGTACCCAGACGGTCACCGTGTATTATAAAGCCAGTGATACGGTGACGACGTTCAGTACCGACAGTAACGCCTACCAAAATGCCAGCCTGTATGTCTGGAACGATGACAACTGCAATGCCTTTGCCGGCGATACCGGCATGGCATCAGACTGGGCTCAGGGCTTAGCCCCTGATGGTATCGACAGTCAATTCGGTGCGTACTGGCAGCTCCCTATCAATCAGGATGCCACCCAGTGTGTCAACTTCATTCCGCGCGTGGACGGCAATAAAGTCCTCGGCGAATATGATGCCAAAATCGATCTGACCCAACTCGGCACCGACAACCAGGTTTATACTCAGCAAAATGTCGCGGCTGTCTATCCGGAGTTAATCCCGCTGAATGACCTGCCCGCCGATACCACCCGCATTTATCTGCACAGTGAAGACGGCGACAGCGATAGCTTTACCCTGCATGTCTGGAATGAAGGTGAATGCACCAGCTATGCTGACAGTAGTACGACCTGGCCGGGTTTGGCTCCCACCGGCTTCAGCCCGACCTATGGAGCCTATTGGGATTTGCCCACCAACAGCAACAACAACTGCATCAATATCATCCCCAACAGTCATAGCAACGGCGATTACCAGACGGCCAATCTGAGTTTCGATTTTGCTCAGCAGGGCGCGATAGGTCCGATCGGATTTGTGTTTAAGGGTACCGACAAAGTTTATTATCAGCCTCTCGCCCGGTTACCTCAGACCCAGGTCGAATTGAGCGGCGCCAGTGCCATTTTTGCCGACGCGAATACCTTGCTGGTCGCATCGGCTGAGGCAACCTCCGTGGCCTTGTATTACTCAGCAGACGCCAGTATGAGCTTTGACGGCAACAGTAAAACGGTGCGTGATTTTGATGCCGTGGTCAGCTCTGCTCAAACTGCCAGTGACGGCTGGCAGAGCAGTAAACCCCACCTGGCCGGCGAGTTTCACGCCTTTCACTTTGACTTTGCTGATGCCTCGCTCGATCTGAAAACCCTGCTTAAAGGCCAGCTATGGCTGGTAGCCAGCGACAGCAGTGGTGTGATAGCCGCAACCGAAGTGCAGCCGGCCAGTGCCCTGGATGCACTCTATGCCGATGCCGCCAGTCAGCTTGAGTACGGTGCTGTCGTCAACGGCAATAGCACCAGTTTCCGCCTCTGGGCACCAACTGCGCAGTCGGTAGAACTGATGGCCTATAACGCCGATAAGCAGTTGCAGGCGACGCTGGCGATGAACTGGGATGGGGCCTCAGGCAGCTGGTTTATTAACGATACCAGTCTGGGCCATGGTGATTTCTATCGTTACCGGGTCAAGGTCTACCATCCGGTGACCGATCAGGTCGAGGAGTACGAGGTGACCGACCCCTACTCACACAGCCTGGCGCTCAACTCGCAATACAGTCAGGTGGTTAACTTAGACAGTGCCGATGTTACCCCCAGCGGCTGGACAACGCTCATGGCTCCTCACTCACAAAGTAATCCGGCCCAATTTGTGTTGTATGAAGCGCACGTGCGTGATTTTTCCTCTTCAGATACCAGCATGCCAGCCCAGTATCGCGGCAAGTTCAGCGCATTTACCCAGAGTGATTCCGTCTCCGTGAGCCACCTCAAAGCGCTGGCGGATGCGGGGATCACCCATCTGCATCTGCTGCCGGTCTTCGATATTGCCACCATTAACGAAGACCCGGATCAAGTGGCCGATATCGACCAGCCATTCAGTAAGCTGTGCCAACTGCAGTCAAGTGTCAGCGCCGACAGCGAATTGGGCGCTTACTGTAGCAGTAATGACACCCTGGCCGAGGTGTTCAGCGCTTTGCAAAGCGATGACAAGCAGACGCAGGCCGTGCAGCGCCTCAATGCCCTGGTGCGAGATGTCGACAGTTTTAACTGGGGCTACGATCCTTACCACTACACCGTACCGGAAGGCTCATATTCCAGCGCTCCCGACGGACTGGCCCGCATCCGCGAATTCCGCGCGATGATCATGGCGATCAAACAGGATATCGGCCTGAATGTGGTGATGGATGTGGTGTATAACCATACCAATGAAGCGGGCGTGTCCTCCAAATCGGTGCTCGACCGGATCGTGCCCTGGTATTATCAGCGCCTGAATGAGTTCTCGGGCCAGGTAGAAAACTCGACCTGCTGTTCCAACACCGCACCGGAAAACCGCATGTTTGCCAAACTGATTGATGACTCGATCACTACCTGGGTGCGCGACTACAAAATTGACGCTTTCCGCTGGGATTTGATGGGCCATCATCCGCTGACGCAAATCCAGCATACGCTGCAAGCCGCCCAGACGATTAATCCGGATGTCTACTTCTATGGTGAAGGCTGGAACTTTGGTGAAGTGGCCGATGACCGCATGTTTGTCCAGGCCAGCCAGGCTCATCTGGGCGGCACAGGTATCGGCTCATTCTCTGATCGCCTGCGTGATGCCGTGCGTGGTGGTGGCCCATTCGACAGCCAGCAAGCGCTGCGCGCCAATCAGGGTTTTGGTAACGGTATCTACGTACAACCGAATGAGCTGGCCGCGAGCGATAATTTAGCCACTGCACTACATCTTGCCGATTTGGTCCGGCTTGGCATGGCGGGTAACCTGAAAGCATTCACCTTTACTGACAGCCAGGATCACCCGATCACAGGGGCCGAACTGGACTATAACGGCCAGGCCGCCGGTTATGCCGAAGATGCGTGGGAGATTCAGAACTATGTCTCCAAACACGACAACCAGACCTTGTGGGACAACAACCAATACAAAATCGACTACGCCGCGTCTGCTGACACCCGGGTACGAATGCAGGCTGTCAGCCTCTCTTCAGCCATGCTTGGCCAGGGTGTACCGTTTATTCACATGGGCAGTGAACTGCTGCGTTCCAAGTCGATGCAACGCGACTCGTACGATTCCGGCGACTGGTTCAACCGGGTTGATTTCAGTATGCAAGGCAATAACTGGGATGTCGGTCTGCCGCGCGCCGATAAAGACGGTGACAACTGGACTGTCATCCAGCAAGTGATCAACGGTGCCGGTGCAGCGGCCAAACCGGGCAGCGCACAAATCAGTGCCATGAAGCAGTACTTCACCGAGCTGACGCAATTGCGTGCGTCTTCGGGACTACTGACGCTGGGTAAGGGCAGTGAAATCCTGCGCCGGGTGACATTCCACAATACCGGCAGTGCACAGATCCCCGGCCTTATCGTGATGAAGCTCGATAACAGTGGCGCGCTGTACGATGCCAATATCGATGCCGGACGCCAGGGCCTGATCGTGGTACTGAACGCGTCACCGGATGCAGTGACGGATTTTGCCGGCGTGGACGCCAGTGGCTACCAGCTGCACAGCATCCAGCAACAAGCCGGCAGCGCCTCACTGGGTTTTGGCGCCAGCATCAGCGCGGGCAAGTTGTCGGTACCGGCCTGGTCAGTCGCTGTGTTTGAAGCGCCGCTCACCAACTGA
- a CDS encoding protein-disulfide reductase DsbD, translating to MMRLIFSLILLLCGALNAPAFAAFGNSNPLTLGNSNSRFVTVDEAFAFSYFQQGNQIYLDWQVKPGYYLYQDRITLQGQDVQTGQVELPPGEPYHDEFFGDVTIYTTPLSVNIPLSQYQTGAQLTIQYQGCAKAGFCYPPETRVIEVNHFTDSSTPASTKPPEVKAAALTPPTSLPTSPQDSLASQLAAAWWTPLLFLLLGIGLAFTPCVLPMYPILTSIVLGGKPLSQRRTLLLSLVYVQGMALTYTLLGLVVAQAGLQFQAALQHPYVLIGLSLLFVVLALSMFGLYTIQLPGKVQTWLADLSNQQQGGSLAGVFAMGAISGLVCSPCTTAPLSGALLYVAQSGDLLTGGIALYALALGMGIPLILVAMFGNRLLPRGGAWMDRVKTLFGFILLAAPVFLLERLLPESWSTILWSALGLAAFGWLYHVKNSLPFAGWKQSLLGIIAILGLLASAQPALNHWFMPGTAQLQNTPQIEFTRIADVSDLNQQLATARAQGKAVMLDFYADWCVACKEFEKYTFHQPDVEQKLSNFVLLQADVTRNQPQDIELLRQLQVLGLPTIAFWDAQGQPLDSARITGFLPAAEFLTHLQQHKL from the coding sequence ATGATGCGACTAATTTTTTCCCTAATTCTACTGCTGTGCGGCGCACTCAATGCACCCGCTTTTGCCGCATTTGGTAACAGCAACCCTTTAACACTGGGCAACAGCAACAGCCGTTTTGTCACGGTGGATGAAGCGTTTGCCTTCAGTTACTTTCAGCAAGGCAATCAAATCTACCTCGATTGGCAGGTAAAACCGGGCTATTACCTGTATCAGGATCGCATCACGCTGCAGGGTCAAGATGTGCAGACCGGTCAGGTCGAATTACCGCCGGGTGAGCCTTATCATGATGAATTTTTCGGCGACGTCACCATCTATACCACCCCGCTGTCGGTTAATATTCCGCTCAGCCAGTATCAGACCGGAGCACAACTGACCATACAGTATCAGGGCTGCGCCAAGGCTGGCTTCTGTTACCCACCTGAGACCCGGGTGATCGAGGTTAACCATTTTACAGACAGCAGCACGCCAGCATCGACCAAGCCCCCGGAGGTGAAAGCAGCAGCACTGACGCCGCCAACATCGTTGCCGACCTCACCTCAGGACTCACTGGCCTCGCAACTGGCCGCGGCATGGTGGACACCGCTGCTGTTTTTACTGCTCGGCATCGGTCTCGCGTTCACCCCGTGTGTGCTGCCGATGTATCCGATCCTGACCAGTATCGTTCTGGGTGGTAAGCCGTTGTCACAACGCCGCACCCTGTTGCTCAGCCTGGTCTATGTGCAAGGAATGGCACTGACTTATACCCTGCTCGGTTTGGTCGTCGCCCAGGCGGGTTTACAGTTTCAGGCCGCGCTGCAGCATCCGTATGTATTAATCGGCCTGAGTCTGTTATTTGTCGTGCTGGCGCTGTCGATGTTCGGGCTCTACACCATCCAATTACCCGGCAAAGTTCAGACCTGGCTGGCTGACCTGAGTAATCAGCAACAAGGTGGCAGCCTGGCTGGCGTGTTTGCCATGGGGGCGATATCCGGTCTGGTTTGCTCACCCTGCACCACCGCGCCGCTTTCCGGAGCCTTGTTGTACGTGGCCCAAAGTGGCGATTTGCTGACTGGCGGGATTGCTTTGTACGCGCTGGCGCTCGGCATGGGGATCCCGCTGATTCTGGTCGCGATGTTCGGTAACCGCCTGCTGCCAAGAGGCGGCGCCTGGATGGATCGAGTCAAAACCCTGTTTGGTTTCATTCTGCTCGCCGCTCCGGTTTTCCTGCTGGAGCGTCTGCTGCCGGAGAGCTGGTCCACTATTTTATGGTCAGCACTGGGACTGGCCGCTTTCGGCTGGCTGTACCATGTCAAAAACAGCCTGCCGTTTGCCGGCTGGAAACAGAGCCTGCTCGGCATCATTGCCATTCTTGGCTTGCTGGCCTCAGCTCAGCCAGCCCTGAACCACTGGTTTATGCCCGGCACTGCCCAGCTGCAAAACACGCCACAGATTGAGTTCACCCGCATAGCCGATGTCTCCGATCTCAATCAGCAACTAGCGACAGCACGCGCGCAAGGTAAAGCAGTCATGCTCGACTTCTACGCTGACTGGTGTGTGGCGTGTAAAGAGTTCGAGAAGTACACCTTCCACCAGCCAGATGTCGAGCAGAAACTGAGTAACTTCGTGCTGTTGCAAGCGGATGTGACCCGCAACCAGCCACAGGATATCGAACTGCTGCGTCAGTTGCAGGTACTCGGCCTGCCAACCATCGCGTTCTGGGATGCGCAGGGGCAGCCACTCGACTCAGCCCGTATCACCGGCTTCCTTCCCGCAGCAGAGTTCCTCACCCATCTGCAGCAGCATAAGCTGTAA
- a CDS encoding sensor domain-containing diguanylate cyclase, whose translation MKRVTNTLKKTVILWLGLTLLPLGFYYHLSNKAHQFLLNQLEAQGLQFLSFVDAKASRTHSQIQKSFYQLSHSPLLADYARDRDPRLRRYLESQWSLTSFNSGLFYQLRFLDLAGKEVIRVDYTRQMTQAFVVPQEQLQEKGHRDYFIYARQLAVGEQGYFGIDLEYEHGLPLIPYKPGFRLLYPLDTDQRRLGYFIANLDVMAVIKQITANNQNLSVDFVDRQGYFIVSSDENRLFGDLIQSRASLNLPNEHPEVWQAMQANNNTKGSLTTKEGLFIYQRFDNQLFSSVGGLMLLTHYTPDMLSAMFAPRNAGILKDAIVIWLLLGIVSVILAMFWIAHKSIKMDKTYAQFVIENGVAIVFTNREHRILRVSKRFCDMVGMEPFALQGRSVLNFLPSRLKQREMHADLINQGHWEGQYTLQNPHGDEVVCKTDVRALSSKLKKVQYYVYSFTDISDHHNAIIELKERSERDSATALWNKKKFENMLNYHTRLHQRYPDEPPACLAVIDIDSFKDINDTLGHAVGDVVILHVAQQLQALLRDTDFIARIGGDEFAVIIQHTDIHQAGKLMQRVCSAIANWPQYQVTISVGVAEVTKDAIQTATNADKAMYRSKRKGKNCVSLHGFENLTVVEPQQS comes from the coding sequence ATGAAACGGGTTACCAATACACTAAAAAAAACGGTAATTCTGTGGCTGGGTTTAACGCTGCTCCCACTCGGCTTTTATTACCATTTATCCAATAAGGCTCATCAGTTCCTGCTCAACCAGCTTGAAGCTCAGGGCTTGCAATTTCTTTCGTTTGTGGATGCGAAGGCCAGCCGCACTCATTCTCAAATTCAAAAAAGCTTCTATCAACTCAGTCATTCACCACTGCTGGCCGACTACGCCCGTGATCGCGATCCTCGGTTGCGCCGTTATCTCGAAAGCCAGTGGTCATTAACGTCCTTTAATTCCGGCCTGTTTTATCAGCTGCGTTTTCTTGATCTTGCAGGTAAAGAAGTTATCCGCGTCGATTACACCCGGCAAATGACTCAGGCTTTTGTGGTGCCACAAGAACAACTGCAGGAGAAAGGTCATCGCGATTATTTTATTTACGCCCGCCAGCTGGCCGTCGGAGAGCAGGGCTACTTTGGTATTGATCTCGAATATGAGCACGGCCTGCCCCTCATCCCCTATAAGCCAGGCTTTCGTCTCCTGTATCCGCTTGACACAGACCAGCGGCGCTTAGGCTACTTTATCGCCAACCTCGATGTGATGGCGGTCATCAAACAGATCACGGCCAACAATCAGAACCTCAGTGTCGACTTTGTCGATCGCCAGGGTTACTTCATCGTCAGCAGCGATGAAAACAGGCTGTTTGGTGACTTAATCCAAAGCCGCGCATCACTTAACCTGCCCAACGAGCACCCTGAGGTCTGGCAAGCCATGCAAGCCAATAACAACACCAAAGGCAGCCTTACCACTAAAGAGGGACTGTTCATCTATCAGCGCTTTGATAATCAGCTATTTTCTTCGGTCGGCGGACTGATGCTGCTCACTCATTACACGCCTGATATGTTGAGTGCGATGTTCGCCCCACGCAACGCCGGGATACTCAAGGATGCCATCGTCATCTGGCTGCTGCTTGGTATTGTTTCGGTGATTCTGGCCATGTTCTGGATTGCGCACAAAAGCATTAAAATGGATAAAACCTATGCCCAGTTCGTGATTGAAAACGGCGTGGCCATTGTGTTCACCAATCGTGAGCACCGCATTTTACGCGTCAGCAAGCGCTTTTGTGACATGGTGGGAATGGAGCCGTTCGCATTGCAAGGGCGCAGTGTGCTCAACTTCTTACCTTCACGCCTCAAACAGCGTGAAATGCACGCTGATCTGATTAACCAGGGCCACTGGGAAGGACAATATACCCTGCAAAACCCGCACGGTGATGAAGTGGTGTGTAAAACCGACGTGCGTGCCCTGAGCAGCAAGCTGAAAAAAGTGCAGTATTATGTCTATTCATTTACCGACATCTCAGACCATCATAATGCCATCATTGAGCTCAAAGAACGCAGCGAACGCGATTCGGCAACGGCTTTGTGGAACAAGAAAAAGTTCGAAAATATGCTCAACTACCACACCCGCCTGCATCAGCGTTATCCGGACGAGCCGCCAGCCTGCCTGGCCGTGATCGACATCGACTCGTTCAAAGACATCAATGATACACTGGGCCATGCGGTCGGCGATGTGGTTATTTTACATGTCGCCCAGCAGTTGCAAGCCCTGCTGCGTGATACTGATTTTATCGCCCGCATCGGCGGTGATGAGTTCGCGGTCATTATCCAGCACACCGATATCCATCAGGCCGGTAAACTGATGCAACGCGTGTGCAGTGCTATCGCCAACTGGCCGCAATATCAGGTCACCATCAGCGTCGGAGTGGCGGAAGTCACCAAGGATGCCATTCAGACCGCAACCAATGCCGACAAAGCCATGTACCGCTCCAAGCGCAAAGGCAAAAACTGTGTCTCGTTGCATGGCTTTGAAAATCTGACGGTGGTCGAACCTCAACAATCGTGA
- a CDS encoding FxsA family protein, with product MFPILLMMFIAVPVIEIGLFIQVGGMLGLWPTLALVLITAFVGASLVRSQGLSTLLTVQQRMQRGEIPAQQIVEGVMLAVAGVLLLTPGFMTDTMGMLILLPRPRAMLAKYLMTKVVVTNMSAGGFQSGPYERGPDQHGQGGQTFDGEYERKDDSDHDKLDRH from the coding sequence GTGTTTCCGATATTATTGATGATGTTTATTGCGGTGCCGGTGATCGAAATCGGCCTGTTTATTCAGGTGGGCGGTATGCTGGGCTTATGGCCGACGTTGGCTCTGGTGTTGATCACTGCATTTGTTGGTGCTTCACTGGTACGCAGCCAGGGGCTGTCGACTCTGCTGACGGTGCAGCAGCGTATGCAGCGTGGTGAAATACCGGCTCAGCAGATCGTTGAGGGGGTCATGCTGGCGGTGGCTGGCGTGCTGTTGCTGACGCCTGGTTTTATGACCGATACCATGGGGATGCTGATACTGCTGCCACGCCCGCGGGCGATGCTGGCTAAGTATTTGATGACCAAAGTGGTTGTGACCAATATGTCGGCCGGGGGATTTCAGTCCGGCCCGTATGAGCGAGGCCCGGATCAACACGGTCAGGGTGGCCAGACCTTTGATGGCGAGTATGAGCGTAAAGACGACTCAGATCACGACAAGCTGGATCGTCATTAG
- the trmL gene encoding tRNA (uridine(34)/cytosine(34)/5-carboxymethylaminomethyluridine(34)-2'-O)-methyltransferase TrmL, producing MLDIALYEPEIAPNTGNIIRLCANCGANLHLIEPLGFDLEEKKVRRAGLDYHDLARVTRHKDYQAFLDYLAERGEYRIFACTTKTTGHHVDARYQDGDVLLFGPETRGLPADLIAALPPEQRIRIPMMPEARSLNLSNAVAIIAFEAWRQMDFAGAI from the coding sequence ATGTTAGACATCGCCCTGTATGAACCTGAAATTGCGCCCAACACGGGTAACATTATTCGACTGTGTGCCAACTGCGGTGCCAACCTGCATCTGATTGAACCGCTGGGCTTCGATCTGGAGGAGAAGAAGGTTCGCCGGGCCGGACTGGATTACCATGATTTGGCACGGGTCACCCGCCACAAAGATTATCAGGCCTTTCTCGATTACCTGGCTGAGCGTGGTGAATATCGCATTTTTGCCTGCACCACTAAAACGACCGGTCATCATGTCGATGCCCGCTACCAGGACGGTGATGTGCTGCTGTTCGGACCGGAAACTCGCGGACTACCGGCCGATCTGATTGCGGCTCTACCTCCTGAGCAGCGGATCCGCATTCCTATGATGCCAGAAGCACGCAGCCTCAATCTATCCAATGCCGTGGCTATCATCGCATTCGAAGCCTGGCGTCAGATGGACTTTGCCGGCGCGATTTGA
- a CDS encoding superoxide dismutase gives MSHTFPELPYAYDALEPYIDAQTMQVHYSKHHRTYYDKFMTAIKGTEYEQTPLDELFARISTLPAAIRNNGGGYYNHILYWNCMTPQGGGQPEGELADAIERTFGSFSQFQQQFSDAAVNTFGSGFVWLVVRDGELVISSTSNQDNPLMDIANVRGEPILALDVWEHAYYISYQNRRPDYITAWWNVVNWQAVAENYAVARALAA, from the coding sequence ATGTCGCATACATTCCCTGAACTGCCATACGCCTACGATGCCCTGGAACCCTACATCGATGCGCAAACCATGCAAGTGCACTACAGCAAGCACCACCGCACTTACTACGATAAGTTTATGACCGCGATTAAAGGTACTGAGTATGAGCAAACCCCGCTCGATGAGTTGTTTGCACGTATTTCGACCCTGCCTGCAGCGATTCGTAACAACGGCGGTGGCTATTACAATCACATCCTGTACTGGAACTGCATGACGCCACAAGGCGGCGGTCAGCCTGAAGGCGAACTGGCCGATGCCATCGAACGCACGTTCGGCAGTTTCAGCCAATTCCAGCAACAGTTTTCCGACGCAGCCGTCAACACCTTCGGCTCAGGTTTTGTCTGGCTGGTGGTGCGTGATGGTGAGCTGGTGATCAGCTCAACCAGCAATCAGGACAACCCGCTGATGGACATTGCCAATGTGCGCGGAGAACCGATTCTGGCTCTGGATGTATGGGAACATGCTTACTACATCAGCTATCAGAACCGTCGACCTGACTACATCACCGCCTGGTGGAATGTAGTGAACTGGCAGGCCGTCGCAGAAAACTACGCCGTTGCCAGAGCTCTGGCCGCCTGA
- the cpxA gene encoding envelope stress sensor histidine kinase CpxA, translated as MRLPKFNNLYGRIFAIFWFTMMLVVIAVLSLPHLDPRKSRDMPADAYQRMLEQKEVIEARFSGDKNLARIIKVLENRADEPHEKGPRFFITDQEGNILTTRKHPDFKLKALRNFTTSIESVDKPQQRLYGRYMVAGPAPISLAGQNLLLYIGLRWDQPPPFLLRLFDRPLQLLLAVMLVSTPLLLWLAWALSQPAQRLAQAAQRVARGEFEVDASLEKGTTEFRQAGRSFNQMVEAVNQMISGQQRLLSDISHELRSPLTRLRMANALATRKQGSSPELERIDTEAQRLEQMISELLELSRMQTNSQMSREVQPLSSLWEELLSDAQFEAEQMNKTLTMEEIPNRHISGNPPLLMSALENIVRNAIHYGHDKIAVHFSVSAQQVTVSVEDNGEGVPDSELEEIFRPFYRVSTARDRHSGGTGLGLAITESAIRQHSGKIAASRSELGGLKVTFTLPLQD; from the coding sequence ATGCGCTTGCCCAAGTTCAACAACCTGTACGGCCGTATTTTTGCCATCTTCTGGTTTACCATGATGTTGGTGGTGATTGCTGTGTTGTCGCTGCCCCATCTTGATCCGCGCAAATCACGCGATATGCCGGCCGATGCTTACCAACGCATGCTGGAACAAAAAGAGGTGATCGAAGCGCGCTTTAGCGGCGATAAAAACCTGGCCCGCATCATCAAGGTACTGGAGAACCGCGCCGACGAACCGCATGAGAAAGGACCGCGCTTTTTTATTACCGATCAGGAAGGCAATATCCTCACCACGCGTAAACATCCGGATTTCAAACTGAAAGCACTACGTAACTTTACTACCAGTATCGAATCCGTGGATAAACCACAACAGCGTTTGTATGGCCGCTACATGGTTGCCGGACCGGCACCGATCAGCCTGGCAGGACAGAATTTACTGCTGTATATCGGCCTGCGCTGGGATCAGCCGCCACCATTTCTGCTGCGCCTGTTCGATCGCCCGCTGCAGCTGTTACTGGCCGTGATGCTGGTCAGCACACCGCTGCTGCTGTGGCTGGCCTGGGCACTGAGCCAGCCGGCACAGCGCCTCGCTCAGGCCGCACAACGTGTCGCGCGTGGTGAATTTGAAGTGGATGCCAGCCTGGAAAAAGGCACCACTGAGTTTCGCCAGGCCGGACGCAGCTTCAACCAGATGGTGGAAGCGGTCAATCAGATGATTTCCGGTCAGCAGCGTTTGCTGTCCGACATCTCGCACGAGCTGCGTTCTCCGCTCACCAGACTGAGAATGGCGAATGCACTGGCAACCCGTAAACAGGGGTCCAGCCCGGAACTGGAGCGTATCGATACCGAAGCCCAGCGTCTGGAGCAGATGATTAGTGAACTGCTGGAATTATCACGTATGCAGACCAACAGCCAGATGAGCCGCGAAGTGCAGCCACTGAGCAGCCTGTGGGAAGAACTGCTCAGCGATGCCCAGTTTGAGGCCGAGCAGATGAACAAAACTCTGACCATGGAAGAGATCCCGAACCGCCATATCTCCGGCAATCCGCCGCTGCTGATGAGCGCGCTGGAGAACATAGTACGCAATGCGATTCACTACGGCCACGACAAAATAGCTGTCCACTTCTCGGTTTCAGCGCAGCAGGTGACGGTCAGCGTGGAAGATAACGGTGAAGGCGTGCCGGACAGTGAACTGGAAGAGATCTTCCGTCCGTTTTACCGTGTCTCGACCGCGCGCGATCGCCACAGTGGGGGAACCGGGCTGGGCCTGGCCATCACCGAAAGCGCCATTCGCCAGCACAGTGGTAAGATTGCCGCCAGCCGCAGCGAGCTGGGCGGTTTGAAAGTCACCTTTACCCTGCCGCTGCAGGACTGA